In Acidovorax sp. GBBC 1281, a single window of DNA contains:
- a CDS encoding nuclear transport factor 2 family protein, whose protein sequence is MTQNSKSVPTSDYHTVVAVAQKYVDGLRIGSIEAIAQAFHQDAVMYGFTHGELLGGPVANLFDFVQKNGKAPEIAARLDVLAITPTTAVIGVDMEKDAIGADHNDYLTLIKIGGDWKVIAKVYHQFG, encoded by the coding sequence ATGACACAAAACAGCAAATCGGTTCCGACCAGCGACTATCACACCGTGGTGGCGGTCGCACAGAAATACGTCGATGGCCTGCGGATCGGCAGCATCGAGGCGATTGCCCAGGCTTTCCACCAAGACGCGGTGATGTACGGCTTCACCCATGGTGAACTGCTCGGAGGCCCGGTGGCCAACCTGTTCGACTTCGTGCAGAAGAACGGAAAAGCCCCGGAGATCGCGGCCCGGCTGGACGTTCTGGCCATCACGCCCACCACGGCCGTGATCGGGGTCGACATGGAAAAGGATGCCATCGGTGCCGACCACAACGACTATCTCACGCTCATCAAGATCGGGGGCGATTGGAAAGTCATCGCAAAGGTTTACCACCAGTTCGGCTGA
- a CDS encoding GGDEF domain-containing protein — protein MSEELHELEPSTHSPQSELGVALMLRRRMDRPRTRMVPVLLCLLYLACVLVYFALGVVGFSTVLMVAALIALLVVAFMGLFYLGVHEHFADRQMRLPIVIGSAGALLLVFYLEPVTQIALAPFLFVVMAYGLFTLSRNMALAVCVGILAVYGAISGLHYAQNENTALLRLEVLHIVSLALALPAYVLLMGRVRMLHRLLQKKSSEVRSITESARRDALAGCLNRRSVLAALEEQKQLADESGIPLCMAVVDLDHFKRINDEMGHLEGDEVLRTFAKLGQGAVRADDYFGRYGGEEFLVIFPATPLLPALNTCERIRVQVESHAWENPRLRGRVTVSIGVTQYVLGETALEFFARADAAMYMAKQGGRNQVVVQEPVGAGSAANDEEVQVPSHGYF, from the coding sequence ATGAGCGAAGAGTTGCACGAGCTCGAGCCCTCCACGCATTCACCCCAATCGGAGCTGGGGGTGGCCTTGATGCTGCGACGGCGGATGGACCGCCCTCGCACGCGGATGGTGCCGGTCCTGCTGTGCTTGCTGTATCTGGCTTGCGTGCTGGTTTACTTTGCCTTGGGCGTGGTGGGTTTTTCCACGGTGCTGATGGTCGCGGCCCTCATCGCATTGCTGGTGGTCGCTTTCATGGGCCTTTTCTATTTGGGTGTGCACGAGCATTTCGCCGACCGCCAAATGCGGTTGCCCATCGTGATCGGCTCGGCGGGCGCATTGCTTCTGGTTTTTTATCTGGAGCCCGTCACGCAGATTGCCTTGGCGCCGTTTTTGTTCGTGGTCATGGCCTATGGCCTGTTCACCCTGTCGCGCAACATGGCACTGGCGGTGTGCGTCGGTATCCTCGCGGTCTACGGCGCGATCAGCGGTCTGCACTATGCCCAGAACGAAAATACCGCCTTGCTGCGCCTGGAAGTGCTGCATATCGTGTCCCTGGCACTGGCATTACCCGCCTATGTGCTGTTGATGGGGCGTGTGCGCATGTTGCACCGGTTGCTGCAAAAGAAAAGCAGCGAAGTGCGCTCCATTACCGAAAGCGCGCGCCGCGACGCTCTGGCGGGATGCCTGAACCGACGGTCTGTCCTGGCCGCCCTCGAAGAGCAAAAGCAGTTGGCGGACGAAAGCGGCATTCCGCTTTGCATGGCCGTGGTGGATCTGGATCACTTCAAGCGGATCAACGACGAAATGGGCCACCTGGAAGGGGACGAAGTGCTTCGCACCTTTGCCAAGCTGGGGCAGGGCGCTGTGCGGGCCGACGATTACTTCGGCCGGTACGGTGGCGAAGAATTCCTGGTGATCTTTCCTGCGACGCCCTTGCTGCCCGCGCTGAACACCTGCGAGCGCATCCGCGTGCAGGTGGAGTCGCACGCTTGGGAAAACCCCCGTCTGCGGGGCCGGGTGACGGTGTCGATCGGTGTCACCCAGTACGTGCTGGGCGAAACCGCCCTCGAGTTCTTCGCCCGCGCCGATGCTGCGATGTACATGGCCAAGCAAGGCGGGCGAAACCAGGTGGTGGTGCAGGAACCCGTGGGGGCCGGCAGTGCGGCGAACGACGAAGAGGTGCAGGTGCCATCGCACGGCTACTTCTAG
- a CDS encoding diguanylate cyclase domain-containing protein, whose amino-acid sequence MTPNELPGFRTLPASRAAAEFSAEEMLGLLTRSVGATVAAVNRQQRVVYVNDEYARWFGAPASELVGKTLLELYGDYNHSRFMPFVERVLRGERLNYQRLVHNPEGFEEWRTICLAPWRNAQGEIDGFVTTALDVHELQVTMNALRAANQRLSSHMDNSPLAVLEMDHELRLLHCSRRAIQLMGWEDVVQVEARSLLALPGTAAMDENLTQALASLQSGRESQNRVETCFLRGDGTEMHCEWFNSALTDAEGRVTSIMSLVQDVSSKIEISRQQQYLANHDSLTGLYNRSAFHRRCERSLEAARHQAGTVALLFIDLDGFKKINDEQGHKVGDEVLRLVAKRLGNVVRAQDTVARLGGDEFLVMLDTDVDHGAPNSLGHRIIDALGQPMRVEGRDVRVGASIGVATYPPIEGDIEVLMVRADQAMYAAKRAGSGCVRYAEPPAERP is encoded by the coding sequence ATGACGCCAAACGAGCTGCCGGGATTTCGCACGCTGCCCGCGTCGAGGGCGGCCGCCGAGTTTTCAGCCGAAGAGATGCTGGGGTTGCTCACTCGCAGCGTGGGCGCCACCGTGGCGGCGGTGAACCGGCAGCAGCGCGTCGTGTACGTGAACGACGAATACGCCCGCTGGTTCGGCGCGCCCGCCTCGGAGCTGGTCGGCAAGACGCTGCTGGAACTGTACGGCGATTACAACCATTCGCGCTTCATGCCGTTCGTGGAGCGGGTGTTGCGCGGCGAGCGGCTGAACTACCAGCGCCTGGTGCACAACCCCGAAGGCTTCGAGGAATGGCGCACCATCTGCCTTGCGCCCTGGCGCAACGCCCAGGGCGAGATCGACGGATTCGTCACCACGGCCCTGGATGTGCATGAACTGCAGGTGACCATGAACGCCTTGCGCGCGGCCAACCAGCGGTTGTCTTCGCACATGGACAACAGCCCCCTGGCCGTGCTGGAGATGGACCACGAATTGCGGCTGCTGCACTGCTCGCGCCGCGCCATCCAGCTGATGGGCTGGGAAGATGTGGTGCAGGTCGAGGCGCGGTCGCTGCTGGCGCTGCCGGGCACGGCGGCCATGGACGAGAACCTCACCCAGGCCCTGGCCAGCCTGCAATCGGGCCGCGAATCCCAGAACCGCGTGGAAACCTGCTTCCTGCGCGGCGACGGCACCGAGATGCACTGCGAGTGGTTCAACTCCGCGCTCACCGACGCCGAAGGCCGGGTGACCTCGATCATGTCGCTGGTGCAGGACGTTTCTTCCAAGATCGAGATCTCGCGCCAGCAGCAGTACCTGGCCAATCACGACTCGCTCACCGGCCTGTACAACCGATCGGCCTTCCACCGCCGTTGCGAACGGTCGCTGGAGGCCGCGCGCCACCAGGCCGGCACGGTGGCGCTGCTGTTCATCGACCTGGACGGCTTCAAGAAGATCAACGACGAGCAGGGCCACAAGGTGGGCGACGAGGTGCTGCGGCTCGTGGCCAAGCGCCTGGGCAACGTGGTGCGGGCGCAGGACACCGTGGCCCGGCTGGGAGGCGACGAGTTCCTGGTGATGCTGGACACCGACGTGGACCATGGCGCCCCCAACAGCCTGGGCCATCGCATCATCGATGCGCTGGGCCAGCCGATGCGGGTGGAGGGGCGCGACGTGCGCGTGGGCGCCAGCATCGGCGTGGCGACGTATCCGCCCATCGAGGGCGATATCGAGGTGCTCATGGTTCGGGCGGACCAGGCCATGTATGCCGCCAAACGCGCGGGCTCGGGCTGCGTGCGCTACGCCGAGCCGCCTGCCGAGCGGCCTTGA
- a CDS encoding FAD-binding oxidoreductase, giving the protein MAHRKSPARIAKDARVAHLNALAANQPADDPTPWQALAALEDGLLGRIIVPGDPRYENDRQESNPAFQSYPWVIVYCACETDVALCLAYARTFNAWVAVRSGGHSTAGYSVNSGMVIDLSLMSGVVLDRAQALVHVLPGTQFEQFNAAMNNTGWHVPTGACGNVCVGGFVQGGGYGYTSRAFGIQSDLVDSMRVMLADGTTVTASKTENPDLFWALRGGTGGNFGVVLQVTYRMVPLDQVWAWSISWDAAHAAQVLELFQTSYMKVGAPDTLGYMMNLGYLNGKPVYMVQGMFCGSREDGMHAIASLLAVPSAKLLVDKTGTYPDMNSYLEDEPYTLPDNLPPHICESKASAYIAQPVTQAQWQQLVDYFSTSPNTWSLAYLEPYGGAINRYPAADSAFIHRHMDCDLVVDVFWRDEEERAHMELWLAGLMELVKPWLCGAVYQNYPDATLENFADAYWDAPTYAKLQQVKLQYDPTNFFHYAQSIALPPPPKD; this is encoded by the coding sequence ATGGCCCACCGCAAGAGTCCCGCCCGCATTGCCAAGGACGCCCGCGTCGCCCACCTGAACGCACTGGCCGCCAACCAGCCCGCAGACGATCCCACGCCATGGCAGGCGCTGGCCGCGCTGGAAGACGGCCTGCTCGGGCGCATCATCGTGCCCGGCGATCCGAGATACGAAAACGACCGCCAGGAGTCCAACCCGGCCTTCCAATCCTACCCGTGGGTCATCGTGTACTGCGCTTGCGAGACCGACGTGGCGCTGTGCCTGGCCTACGCCCGCACCTTCAACGCCTGGGTGGCCGTGCGCTCGGGCGGCCACAGCACCGCCGGCTACTCGGTCAACAGCGGCATGGTGATCGACCTCAGCCTGATGAGCGGCGTGGTGCTGGATCGCGCCCAGGCGCTCGTGCATGTGCTGCCCGGCACCCAATTCGAACAGTTCAATGCCGCGATGAACAACACCGGCTGGCACGTTCCCACCGGCGCCTGCGGCAACGTGTGCGTGGGGGGCTTCGTGCAGGGGGGCGGCTACGGCTACACCTCGCGCGCCTTCGGCATCCAGAGCGACCTGGTGGATTCGATGCGCGTGATGCTGGCCGACGGCACCACCGTGACGGCCAGCAAAACGGAGAACCCGGACCTCTTCTGGGCGCTGCGCGGCGGCACGGGGGGCAACTTCGGCGTGGTGCTGCAGGTGACCTACCGCATGGTGCCGCTCGACCAGGTGTGGGCCTGGTCCATCAGCTGGGATGCGGCGCACGCCGCGCAGGTGCTGGAGCTGTTCCAGACCAGCTACATGAAGGTGGGCGCGCCCGACACGCTCGGCTACATGATGAATCTGGGCTACCTGAACGGCAAGCCCGTGTACATGGTGCAGGGCATGTTCTGCGGTTCGCGCGAGGACGGCATGCACGCCATCGCCTCCCTGCTGGCCGTGCCGAGCGCGAAGCTGCTGGTGGACAAGACGGGCACCTACCCGGACATGAACAGCTACCTGGAGGACGAGCCCTACACGTTGCCCGACAACCTGCCCCCCCACATCTGCGAATCCAAGGCCAGCGCGTACATCGCGCAGCCGGTCACCCAGGCGCAGTGGCAGCAGCTGGTGGACTATTTCAGCACCTCGCCCAACACCTGGTCGCTCGCGTACCTGGAGCCCTATGGCGGCGCAATCAACCGCTACCCCGCGGCCGACAGCGCCTTCATCCATCGCCACATGGACTGCGACCTGGTGGTGGACGTGTTCTGGCGCGACGAAGAAGAGCGCGCCCACATGGAGCTGTGGCTGGCGGGCCTGATGGAACTGGTCAAGCCGTGGCTGTGCGGTGCCGTGTACCAGAACTACCCCGACGCCACGCTGGAGAACTTCGCCGACGCCTACTGGGATGCCCCCACGTACGCCAAGCTGCAGCAGGTCAAGCTGCAGTACGACCCGACGAACTTCTTCCATTACGCGCAGAGCATCGCGCTGCCGCCGCCTCCGAAAGACTGA
- a CDS encoding LysR family transcriptional regulator: MIPELKTLIAVCKYGTFASAGEQIGLTQSAVSSQIKRLEDALGFPLFDRTGRSATLNAAGQTTVERAEVICALFSKLGDPSDESATQGVLRIGSIASAQPTLVARALEGLRRLFPLVRVHVSPGVSMRLMDDLDAGKIDAAVMIRPPFGMPSDMAWQALVHEPFVLVGPKEGTARKDWRTLIQERPFLRYDRVSFGGRMVEGFLRRQGLAVNEAIELDEIPGLIHLASKGVGVAVVPLVEAHLPLPDGVRVISLQEHTFYREIGLLQRRAQTGSPVVAHFSRSLAEASQIGRVKAPAGTKAHVQASRRPKTP; the protein is encoded by the coding sequence ATGATCCCTGAACTCAAGACCCTCATCGCGGTCTGCAAGTACGGAACCTTCGCCTCAGCGGGGGAGCAGATCGGACTGACCCAGTCGGCCGTCAGCAGCCAGATCAAGCGGCTCGAAGACGCGTTGGGATTTCCCCTGTTCGATAGGACCGGCCGCTCTGCAACGCTGAACGCGGCCGGACAAACGACTGTCGAGCGTGCGGAGGTCATCTGCGCGCTCTTTTCAAAGCTCGGTGATCCCTCCGATGAAAGCGCTACGCAGGGGGTTCTGCGCATCGGCTCCATTGCCTCGGCGCAGCCGACGCTCGTGGCACGTGCGCTGGAGGGCCTGAGGCGCTTGTTTCCGCTGGTCCGCGTGCACGTCTCGCCCGGTGTTTCCATGCGTTTGATGGATGATCTCGATGCGGGAAAAATCGATGCGGCGGTGATGATCCGCCCTCCCTTCGGCATGCCCTCCGACATGGCGTGGCAAGCGCTGGTCCACGAGCCCTTCGTGCTGGTCGGTCCGAAGGAGGGGACGGCCCGCAAGGATTGGCGCACCCTGATCCAGGAGCGGCCATTTCTTCGCTATGATCGGGTCTCGTTCGGTGGCCGCATGGTCGAAGGTTTCCTGCGGCGCCAGGGCTTGGCGGTCAATGAGGCCATCGAACTGGATGAGATTCCCGGACTCATTCATCTCGCATCGAAAGGGGTGGGCGTTGCGGTGGTTCCGCTGGTGGAAGCCCATCTGCCGTTGCCCGATGGCGTGCGTGTGATCTCGCTGCAAGAACACACCTTCTATCGGGAGATCGGGTTGCTCCAGCGTCGGGCCCAGACCGGTTCGCCGGTCGTGGCCCACTTCTCGCGGAGCCTGGCAGAGGCTTCGCAGATCGGCCGCGTGAAGGCGCCGGCCGGGACCAAGGCGCACGTCCAGGCCTCCCGTCGCCCTAAAACGCCATAG
- a CDS encoding amino acid ABC transporter substrate-binding protein: MNPFLTTRAGMAAVLMALAASASAQTDTLKKIRESATVTMGVRDASGAMSFTTGPGKYTGFHVEICERVIADVKKAAQLDRLEVKYQLVTPQNRIALVQNGTVDLECGTTTNNLARQKDVAFAPTLYVEGVRIAVRSGSTIQSTAQLAGKTIAATSGSTSVQVLRKLKSDASELLAKDNSEGFLLLETGRADGFAADGQILATLISKSKTPGQYKLLDQVLSTEPIAIMLPKGDPAFKQVVDQSIVSLARSGEVARLYDKWFMKPIPPQNATVGLPATEMTRAAWADPNDKPMEEYEAR, translated from the coding sequence ATGAACCCTTTCCTCACCACCCGCGCTGGCATGGCCGCGGTGCTCATGGCGCTTGCAGCTTCGGCCTCTGCGCAAACCGATACCTTGAAAAAGATCAGGGAGTCGGCGACGGTCACGATGGGCGTTCGCGATGCATCCGGCGCCATGTCGTTCACGACGGGGCCGGGCAAATACACCGGCTTCCATGTGGAGATCTGCGAACGCGTCATTGCCGACGTCAAGAAGGCCGCGCAACTCGACCGGCTGGAGGTGAAGTACCAGCTGGTGACACCACAGAACCGCATTGCGCTCGTTCAAAACGGCACGGTGGACCTTGAATGCGGCACCACGACGAACAACCTCGCACGCCAAAAAGACGTGGCATTTGCCCCAACGCTCTATGTGGAAGGGGTTCGCATCGCGGTCAGGTCGGGCTCCACCATCCAGTCGACGGCACAGTTGGCCGGCAAGACGATCGCGGCCACCTCGGGCAGCACCTCGGTTCAGGTGCTGCGAAAGCTCAAGAGCGACGCCTCGGAACTCCTGGCCAAGGACAACAGCGAAGGATTCCTGCTGCTGGAGACTGGTCGCGCCGACGGTTTCGCGGCGGACGGGCAGATTCTTGCAACGCTGATCTCCAAGAGCAAAACCCCCGGGCAATACAAGCTGCTGGACCAGGTCCTGAGCACCGAACCCATCGCCATCATGTTGCCCAAGGGGGATCCGGCATTCAAGCAGGTGGTCGATCAGAGCATCGTGTCACTCGCCAGGAGCGGGGAAGTGGCGCGCCTCTATGACAAATGGTTCATGAAACCGATCCCGCCGCAGAACGCAACTGTCGGGCTGCCAGCGACCGAAATGACCCGAGCCGCCTGGGCCGACCCCAACGACAAACCCATGGAAGAGTACGAGGCACGCTGA
- a CDS encoding alpha/beta fold hydrolase: MLPIVFSHANSFPAGTYSVLFRHLKDRGFDVSALDRYGHAPEYPVTNNWPHLVQQLADFAQEQVQRAGGPVFFVGHSLGGFLSVMTAARHPELARGVLMIDSPLISGWRASALGMAKQTQLVGAVSPGKVSRARRNAWASPDEALEHFRKKKAFAQWDGEVLRDYIQHGLREHEGRHMLHFDRAVETAIYNTLPHNLSQLLRAHPLRCPAAFIGGRSSAEVRQVGMAMTLSITQGRVTVLDGSHLFPMEQPKTTAAAIEAALLNLMAVRTA, translated from the coding sequence ATGCTCCCCATCGTCTTCTCGCACGCCAACAGCTTTCCGGCAGGCACTTACTCGGTGCTGTTTCGCCACCTGAAGGACCGGGGTTTCGATGTCAGCGCGCTGGACCGCTACGGGCATGCGCCCGAGTACCCCGTCACCAACAACTGGCCGCACCTGGTGCAGCAGCTGGCCGACTTCGCGCAGGAGCAGGTGCAGCGCGCGGGCGGGCCGGTGTTCTTCGTGGGCCATTCGCTCGGCGGCTTCCTGAGCGTGATGACCGCTGCGCGCCACCCCGAACTGGCGCGCGGTGTGCTGATGATCGACTCGCCCCTCATCAGCGGCTGGCGCGCCAGTGCGCTGGGCATGGCCAAGCAGACGCAACTGGTGGGTGCCGTGTCGCCCGGCAAGGTCAGCCGGGCCCGGCGCAACGCGTGGGCCAGCCCCGACGAGGCGCTGGAGCATTTCCGCAAGAAGAAGGCCTTCGCGCAGTGGGACGGCGAGGTCCTGCGCGACTACATCCAGCACGGCCTGCGCGAGCACGAGGGCCGGCACATGCTGCATTTCGACCGGGCCGTGGAGACCGCCATCTACAACACCCTGCCGCACAACCTGTCGCAGCTGCTGCGAGCGCACCCGCTGCGCTGCCCTGCGGCGTTCATCGGCGGGCGCTCGTCGGCCGAGGTGCGGCAGGTGGGCATGGCGATGACGCTGAGCATCACCCAGGGGCGGGTGACGGTGCTCGACGGAAGCCACCTCTTCCCGATGGAACAGCCCAAGACCACGGCCGCCGCCATCGAGGCCGCGCTGCTGAATCTCATGGCGGTCCGGACCGCCTGA
- a CDS encoding diguanylate cyclase, with translation MRLFSRLHPWSTAFLRCWLRRLLPGWMVVVSGLLAPAAQAAPPLVLHDGMPPANLWQAFTVLADRTAALTAEEALASPGAFAAPAHTGGSLGVHAGALWLRATLVNQAGANTEWVVNIDYSALHQVDLYLAQGGRIVQQATMGNMRPFSQRPWQSRTPATGLKMTASVPYELLVRVRTGGSMVLPATVAQAPQFLSGALAEQMLQGLFAGLALCLLIYSLGQWIGGGERLFLHYALLVAASAGFCLQLFGIGAQYLWRDQLWVELHIATLCGFAALATTFLFLGQALLEGKARGGFFRAMQGAAAVSAVLGAAFLVDGIDTRTAMVLLTALGPLPWLMSVPVAWARARRRDPLGATLLLAAAAFFVAAATMAGLSQGLLPANGWTLHALQIGTVVDMLLFMRVLGLRTAALGRAARDARRERDAMRSLAHTDPLTGLANRRGLDLALAAAMARCTPEHLAAVYMLDLDGFKPVNDSHGHDVGDQLLVAVTARLHEHLRHTDTVARIGGDEFVVLANDLASPEQAHALGNQLLDAFRTPIVLGNLELQVGLTIGYALAPLDSTEPALLIKLADAAMYTGKQSGKFCVRRNTGDLALLSS, from the coding sequence ATGCGCCTGTTCTCCCGCTTGCATCCGTGGTCTACAGCCTTCCTGCGGTGCTGGCTGCGCCGCCTTCTGCCGGGGTGGATGGTGGTGGTGTCCGGATTGCTCGCCCCCGCGGCCCAGGCGGCCCCACCGCTGGTGCTGCACGATGGCATGCCGCCCGCGAACCTGTGGCAAGCCTTCACGGTGCTGGCCGACCGCACCGCCGCGCTGACAGCCGAAGAAGCCCTGGCAAGCCCTGGCGCATTTGCCGCGCCGGCCCACACGGGCGGATCGCTCGGAGTGCATGCGGGCGCCCTGTGGCTGCGCGCCACGCTGGTCAACCAGGCGGGGGCAAACACGGAGTGGGTCGTGAACATCGACTACTCTGCCCTGCACCAGGTGGACCTCTACCTGGCGCAAGGCGGCCGCATCGTGCAGCAGGCCACCATGGGCAACATGCGTCCCTTCAGCCAGCGCCCCTGGCAATCACGCACCCCGGCGACGGGCCTCAAGATGACCGCCAGCGTGCCCTACGAACTGCTGGTGCGTGTGCGCACGGGCGGCAGCATGGTCCTGCCCGCCACCGTGGCGCAGGCGCCGCAATTTCTCTCGGGCGCGCTCGCCGAGCAGATGCTGCAGGGCCTGTTCGCCGGGCTGGCCCTTTGCCTGCTGATCTACAGCCTGGGGCAATGGATCGGAGGAGGCGAGCGGCTCTTCCTGCACTACGCGCTGCTGGTCGCTGCCAGCGCGGGCTTTTGCCTGCAGCTCTTCGGGATCGGGGCGCAGTACCTCTGGCGCGACCAGCTCTGGGTCGAGCTGCACATCGCCACCCTGTGCGGCTTCGCGGCGCTGGCGACCACGTTCCTGTTTCTCGGGCAGGCCCTGCTGGAGGGCAAGGCGCGTGGCGGTTTCTTTCGCGCCATGCAGGGCGCCGCCGCGGTCAGCGCGGTGCTGGGCGCCGCCTTTCTGGTGGACGGGATCGACACGCGCACGGCCATGGTGCTGCTCACCGCCCTGGGCCCCCTGCCCTGGCTGATGAGCGTGCCGGTGGCCTGGGCCCGCGCGCGGCGGCGCGATCCGCTGGGTGCCACGCTGCTGCTGGCCGCCGCCGCGTTCTTCGTCGCGGCGGCCACCATGGCCGGCCTGTCGCAAGGCCTGCTGCCGGCCAACGGCTGGACGCTGCATGCCCTGCAGATCGGCACGGTGGTGGACATGCTGCTGTTCATGCGTGTGCTGGGGCTGCGCACGGCGGCGCTGGGCCGGGCCGCGCGCGATGCCCGCCGCGAGCGCGACGCCATGCGCTCGCTCGCGCACACCGACCCGCTCACCGGCCTGGCGAACCGGCGCGGGCTCGACCTGGCGCTAGCGGCCGCGATGGCCCGGTGCACGCCAGAGCATCTAGCGGCCGTGTACATGCTCGACCTGGACGGCTTCAAGCCGGTGAACGACAGCCACGGGCACGACGTGGGCGACCAGCTGCTGGTGGCGGTGACGGCGCGCCTGCACGAACACCTGCGCCACACCGACACGGTCGCCCGCATCGGCGGCGACGAATTCGTGGTGCTGGCCAACGACCTGGCCAGCCCCGAGCAGGCGCATGCGCTCGGCAACCAGTTGCTCGATGCGTTTCGCACCCCCATCGTGCTGGGCAATCTCGAACTGCAGGTGGGCCTGACCATCGGCTACGCCCTGGCGCCGCTGGACTCCACCGAGCCGGCCCTGTTGATCAAGCTGGCCGATGCCGCGATGTACACCGGCAAGCAGAGCGGCAAGTTCTGCGTGCGGCGCAACACCGGGGACCTGGCGCTGTTGTCCTCCTGA
- a CDS encoding undecaprenyl-diphosphate phosphatase has product MDVVLLVKAAIMGVVEGLTEFLPISSTGHLILAGSLLGFDDAKAKVFDIAIQTGAIFAVILVYWQKIRATVVALPTQRQARRFALNVIIGFLPAVVLALIFGKLIKEHLFTPVVVASTFILGGFVILWAERRSPRAVRVHEVDDMTPLDALKVGLAQCLAMVPGTSRSGATIIGGMLLGLSRKAATDFSFFLAIPTLIGAGVYSLYKERHLLTVGDVPLFAVGLVFSFISAWLCVRWLLRYISTHSFVPFAYYRIGFGIVVLVTAWTGWVTWAD; this is encoded by the coding sequence GTGGACGTCGTATTGTTGGTCAAGGCCGCCATCATGGGGGTGGTCGAGGGCCTGACCGAGTTTCTTCCCATCTCTTCCACCGGGCATCTGATCCTGGCGGGTTCATTGCTCGGGTTCGACGATGCCAAGGCCAAGGTCTTCGACATCGCCATCCAGACCGGGGCGATCTTCGCGGTGATTCTGGTCTATTGGCAGAAGATCCGGGCCACTGTGGTGGCGCTGCCCACGCAGCGGCAGGCGCGGCGCTTCGCACTCAACGTGATCATCGGATTCCTGCCCGCCGTGGTGCTGGCGCTGATCTTCGGCAAGCTCATCAAGGAGCACCTGTTCACGCCCGTGGTGGTGGCCAGCACGTTCATCCTGGGCGGCTTCGTCATCCTGTGGGCCGAGCGCCGTTCGCCCCGCGCGGTGCGCGTTCACGAGGTGGACGACATGACGCCGCTCGATGCCCTCAAGGTGGGGCTGGCGCAGTGTCTGGCGATGGTGCCGGGCACGAGCCGCAGCGGCGCCACCATCATCGGCGGCATGCTGCTGGGGCTGTCTCGCAAGGCCGCCACCGACTTCTCGTTTTTCCTGGCCATCCCGACGCTGATCGGTGCGGGGGTCTACAGCCTGTACAAGGAGCGGCACCTGCTGACGGTGGGCGACGTGCCCCTGTTCGCGGTCGGGCTGGTGTTCTCGTTCATCAGCGCGTGGCTCTGCGTGCGCTGGCTGCTGCGCTACATCAGCACGCACAGCTTCGTGCCGTTCGCGTACTACCGCATCGGCTTCGGCATCGTGGTGCTGGTGACTGCCTGGACCGGGTGGGTGACCTGGGCGGATTGA